From the genome of Alicyclobacillus sp. SO9:
CCGGGGACTGGGTGACAGCTCAACTGACCGGAAATTTTGTCCGTAACAGGAGTGCAGCCGGATTTAAAGCCATGTGGACTGAAACCGGCCCACCCGATTCGGAGTTTTTTGCAGAGTTGGACCCGAGGTTGCAACATATTATGTGCACAAAACTGCGTGGAAAAGTCGTTCCTGTGGGAAGTGTAGCGGGCCATCTGGTTGAATCCTTGGCACAAGCGACGGGACTCTGTCCTGGCATACCGGTTGCTGCAGCGGCAGTTGATGCTTTTGCAGCGGTGCCGGGTGCAGGAGTCGCGCAGCCTGGGACCATGGTACTAGCTATGGGGACTTCAACTTGTCATATGGTGTTGTCTGAAGAACTGCATATGGTGGAAGGCATAACTGGGGTCGTCAAAGACGGTATTTTGCCCTCCTTCTATGGCTATGAGGCTGGGCAGGCAGCGGTTGGGGATATCTTTAATTGGTTCCTTGAAAATATGGTGCCGGACTCCTACATTGAACACGCACGGGCAAATAAAATGAGTGTCTTTGACTTGCTGGAAACGAAGGCCAGTGATTTGACCCCTGGTGAGTCAGGTCTTGTTGCATTGGACTGGTGGAATGGGAATCGATCGATCTTGGGTGATGCTCATCTAAGCGGCATGATGGTTGGGCTCACTCTTAGTACAAAAACTGAGGAGATGTATCGAGCTTTAATTGAAGCAACCGCTTTTGGAACTCGAAAAATCGTAGAACGTTTTGTTGAATCTGGTGTTGAGATTAACAAACTTGTTGCATGTGGAGGACTTCCCGGAAAGAACAAAATGCTGATGCAAATATACGCAGACGTGACAGGTCGAAAGATTTCAACACCAGCGGTGGATGAATCTACCGCACTTGGTGCCGCCATTTTGGCGGCAGCCAGTGCTGGGTTGAAACTTGGCGGATACGACTCTGTCACAGAGGCTATTCATCAGATGAGTCCGCACAGGGTTGTGGAATTTCATCCGATTCAGAAGAATGTCGAGAGATACAATGAACTATACGAGGTGTATTGTGTTCTGCACGACACCTTTGGACAGGGTTCACCAGAACTCATGCATCGGCTGCGCAAACTCAGAGAATTGACACGCAAGTCCTAAGTCTAGCATCACAAGCCTATTAAAAACAGGGGTTTTCACACCCCTGTTTTCTTCACTCTGCGGTGACCTTCAAATTGGGGTGACGATTAAATTGCAGTGACCGTCAAATTGCAGTGACAATTACAGAGACTGCTGGTCTTCCTGCGCTTCAACACGGGCAAGCTGCCGTGAATGGTCAGGGCGATGAAAGAAGATAACGGCCAGTACCGAGCTAATAGCGAGAATGGCCAGCAGCCAAAATGCTCCTCGGAAGCTGCCGGTTGAGGTCACCACCCAGCCTGTAATGGTTGGCGCGACAAAGCCGGCAATTGCAAAGAACGTGTCCATCACTCCGAGAGCCGTTCCGGTTCTTTCTCGGGCTACATCGACGTTGATTGCGTAAAAAGTCGAGTTCGCACTCATGCCGAAGGCAACCGCCAGAGAGACAAAGATGAGCGTAACAGCGAGATTGTGGGTGTAAATGACAGGAATGATGCATGCGGCCGCCAGCAATTGCGAAATCCAGATGGGGTGCGAGCGAGCTTTTCGCAAGCTTCCCGTCTTCTTCAAAATCGCATCAGACAAGTATCCAACAGCCCACAAAAGAATAGCTGCCAGTAACCATGGGAGAATGCTGAACAGTCCAATGGACGTCAAGTCTAAATGGTATTGATCGCTCAGAAACGACGGCAGCCAGGTCATAAAGAAGAACAGGTAGTAGCCAAATACAAAAAACGACCAGTCGTTGGCAAGCAAAGTTGGATTGGAAAACAGGAACTTCCACAATCCTCTTACACTGTGGGACTGCTTGCGACGCATGGTTTTCGCGTCTAATTGCCGGCTTTGGAGTTGTCCCTCGCGGATGTGCTTTAGTTCGGCTTCATTGACATGTTTACTGTGTTCTGGAAAGTCTCGAAAGAGGAAGAACCAGAGCGGTACCCAAATGAGACCTAGAATTCCGAGAATGATAAACATACCGCGCCAGGAAGTCTTTAGAATCAATCCGGTAACAATCGGCGCACCAATAGCAAGCGCCAGCGGAACGGCGACGAGAGAGTTTGACAGCGCAATTGCGCGTTCGTTTTTGTGCAGCCAGTCACCAACAGCTCGGTTGATAGCGGGAAAATTCGGACCTTCAGCTACGCCAAGAAGAATGCGCATGACGTAAATCATCGTAAAACTGACGGCAAGGCCTGTGAGGCCAATGGATAAGGACCATAAGAGCGATGAGATGAGAAGAACACTGCGTGCACCGGAACGATCGACCCAAATGCCGCCAAAGAATGTCATAATCATGTAACCAACGCCAAAGGCGCCGAGAATCATCCCGGATTGAGCAGCATTTAAGTGAAACAGCTTTGAGATGTCCGGGATGGCGTACGAAATAGCCGACCTATCAATGTAGTTAATAATGGTGATAGCAAATAACAGACTAATGATGGCCCAGCGGTATTTTGTAGCCGTTTTCATTGTTTCCCTCCTTTGAAAATGTTCCCCTACTTTGGAATATGATTTAATGCATAGAGGTATTTTTACATACTATTCCTAGAATTGGGCGCGGTTGAGCCGATAGTTGTAACAAAAAAGTGAACATTATGAGATGTGTGAAATCGGTTTCTGTGACCTTCCATTACCATTGACCTGTTCTCATATCTATTCATCAGACAGGTTTACAATGCGCCGAAGACTAGTGAAGAATAGTACGATACTTAATTTCGAAAACTTTGACATATCTCTCATCATTCACGTCTGTTGTCTGCTATAGTTGACGTAATGGCAAATAGAAAAATGTGATTTGAGCGGCTCTGGGACGTGCAGGTTGCGAGAGCAGTCGACCAATCGGTTGGTTGATGACGTTGGTGAGCGGCGTGGAAAGCGCTCTCGTTTTCCGTAATTGCTGCGGCTGTTGACGGGAAAATTCGCTCAGCTGTCGGAATTTTTTTCATCGGAAGGGGATGGTGTCTTGCGTATTCTTGTTGTCGTTCCACCGAGTGAAGCGGCTCTTGAACAGGCGCAGCAAATGGCCGGCTTGTTCATGGGGCACGAAATTGAAGTTGCTTCCACTGCACAGGAGCAGAATCGTCGTCTGCCGGAGGCGGACATCCTGATGTCAAACGCCTTTGTGCCCGTGACGGCAGGAAACTTGGCACAAGCAAAAAACTTGCGGTTCATTCAGGTCTTGGGTGTAGGGGTAAATCATATTGATTTAGACGCGGCCAAAGCACAGGGGGTTGTTGTGGCCGATGTAGCTGGTGCAAACTCCGTGAGCGTCGCTGAGCATGTCATCATGTCGCTGCTGTGTTTGTATCGACCGATTGTCGCCAGCCACACAGCTATCCAAAACGGACAGTGGCCGCTGTCGCAGTGGTTCAATCAAGCAGAAGATTTGACAGGGAAAACCATTGGCATTGTGGGTATGGGCAGAATCGGCCGGGAATTGGCTCGCCGGTTGCTGCCTTTTGCTGTCGGAATTGTGTACACGGATGTTGTTCGGCTCACTGAGGCAGAGGAAGCAGAACTCGGCGTCAGCTACGTTGAAAAATCGGATTTGCTCTCCATCAGCGATGCAGTCACATTACATCTTCCTTTTACAGAGGAAACCTATCATTTTATCAATAGTGATGCATTAGCCCTCATGCAGCCCGGCAGTGTTCTCATCAATGCAGCGAGATCTGAGTTGGTGGATGAAGGAGCTCTCGTTGAGGCACTTCATTCCCATCTGCGCGGGGCTGCCCTTGATGTGTTTTCACCAGAGCCGCCAAACCCGGATAACCCGTTGTTTAGCCTGCCAAATGTACTGCTGACCCCGCACGGAGCGGGAACCACCCGGCAGGCTCAAGAGCAAATTGCTGCGCGCGCTCTGCAAAACGTGCTTCGATTTATGGATGGCAGGTCACTCGAAGATGTGGTGGTGGATGCATGAGCACAAATCCAGGCGGACGTATGAACGCAAGAGATGCATTTCATCAGTGGCTCACTGACAGAGGGATTTCGCGGATGTTTGGCAACCCGGGATCGACTGAACTACCGATGCTGGTCGACTGGCCAAAATCGGTGGAGTATGTGCTTGGCTTGCAGGAGAGCGTCGTTGTCGCTATGGCAGACGTGTACGCACAGACAACAGGCATGCCTGCACTGGTGAACCTGCATGCAGCGCAGGGGCTCGGGAATGCAATGGGATCGCTCAGGACAGCCCTGCATAACCACGCACCCATGGTGGTGACGGTCGGACAAGAGGACACAAGGCACCAGATTCTGAATCCGCTTTTGTACGGCGACATGGTCTCCCTCGGGCAACCTGTGGTGAAGTGGGCGTACGAGGTGAAGGAAGCGGCAGATGTCGTCCCGGCCCTGGAGCGAGCCTGGCACTTTGCAGAGGCAGCGCCGGCTGGACCCGTCTTGCTGTCGATTCCCATGAACCTCTGGGATGGGCCTGCAACAAAACTTCCAATCCGGCAGTCTTACACTTACACACGGACGACTGTCAATCCTGAATTTCTCAGCTCAGTGGCGGAGGCATTGTCAGAAGCGACATCACCTGCCTTGGTACTGGGGGGCGGAGTGGCTCGCAGCGATGCGTTTGCAGAGGCTGTTGCATTAGCGGAGCGCCTGCAGTGTCCCGTTTATGGAGCACCGCTTGCGGAACGCATGGGGTTTCCCAACCAGCACCCGCTGTATGAGGGAATGTTGCAACCTGTCTTGCCACTGATTTTGCAAACCCTCGGGCGATACGATGTCGTGGTGGTGATTGGCGCTCCTGTATTTCTGACCTATCCGTACTTGCCTGGTCCTCGCGGGTTGCCGATGCAGGTGTACCACATTGACGACATTGATGTGAACCTGTCAGCTTCTCTGGCACAACATACCTTTCAGTATCCAGTCAAAGGAGCCATCGCGGCTTTGGCAAACCAGGTTGTGGAAGCGAACCACACAAGACCGAACGCGTCTGCGGCTCGCAGAGCCCAGCGGAAATCAGCTGCCATTCGCTCGAAACAGAAGCTGGGCGCAGCTTTCGTCCTTGGGACTGTGTCACGAATGGTTGCGAAAGATACGGTAGTGATTGATGAAGGAATTTCTGCGAGTCCGTTGGTGCGGGAGTATGTCAATGTATTCCAAAGTGCACAGTATTTCAGTGCTTCTACCGGCGGTTTGGGCTGGGGCATTCCTGCAGCAATTGGTGCGGCTCTGGCAAGACCGGGACAGAAGGTGGTGGCGATTGTCGGAGACGGCGCCAGCCTCTATGGTATTCAGGCACTTTGGACGCTGGCGCGTCTGAACCTCCCAGTGGGCGTGATTGTGCTGAACAATCAGCGCTATGCCATCTTGAATGGATTTGGGAAAATGCTCTATCCGAGTCTTGAATCGACGATTCCAGGGATTGAACTCCCGGGGCTGAATCTGGTGAAGATTGCGGAAGGATTCGGTGTGTCTGCATCTCGTATCGATACGGCGGCAGCGCTCGAGTCGGCACTTGAGTCGGCACTTAACGACGGTTGGCGCTTTGATGAAGGAGATGCGGCAGGCGACGCAGGCGCTCAAAGTGGCCAATCTGCCGTAAAACCGTTCCTGTTGGATGTTGCGGTAAGCTCCGAGGATATCTCTCTGATGTAGTTTGACTCGCATAACGCAGAAGTTTTTACTTGATAAGAGAAAGAGGTGGATCCAATGAAAATTTCCATAATTGGTACAGGGAACATCGGTGGAGCATTAACGCGCAGGTTCACTCAGCTTCATCACGATGTTAGGATAGCCAATTCACGCGGTCCAGAATCTTTACGAGAACTAGCATCAGAAACTGGGGCGCTCCCTAGCACCGTCCAAGAAGTGGTTCAGGGTGCCGACGTCATTGTCGTGACGATTCCCGAGAAAAACATACCAAATCTACCGGGTGACCTGTTTGCACAGGTTCCGGCAGACACAGCAGTGATTGATACCGGAAACTATTATCCAAGACAACGGGATGGGAAAATTTCCGAGATTGAAGAAGGGCTGTCGGAAAGTCGTTGGGTGGAACAACACCTCGGCCATGCAGTTATCAAAGTCTTCAATAACATTTACGCCAAACACCTGCTGGAACGCGGGCTTCCCGCAGGAGAACCGGGACGGATTGCACTCCCTGTGGCCGGAGACGATGTGTCAGCCAAGCAAAAAGTGATGGGATTAGTCGAGGAACTTGGCTTCGACGCCGTCGACGCGGGTGGTCTGGATGAATCCTGGCGTCAACAACCTGGATCGCCTTGTTATGGTGCTGATTCGGACGTTGAGGGTTTACGGGAGGCGTTGCGGGCTGCCAGTCCACATCGTACGAGTGACTGGCGCGCCTGACACCCGATGGACACCAGATGCGAATAAGTCGGAAATGAAAGTTGAGTCCGGATAGCGGGGCATGGTATCCGTTTGAATTGAATCGTCGACATCACGTGGATGATGAGCAGATGGGCTGTTTTCAGAGAGAACAGCCCATCTGCTACTTTTCTGGAGCGGATTCCAACGGGTGCTGTGCAAGCAAAGGCTGCAGACCAGTTGCTGGGTGCATGGTTTTCGTGTGGATGAAACCGTCGCGGGCAGTCAGCCTCCCAGTCTTCGCGTGTGTGCTGGTCCCTGCTGCTTGGCGGACGCTGCTGCTTGGCGGTTGCTGGCGCTTGGTGGACGCTGCTGCTTGGCGGACGCTGCTGCTTGGCGGGTGCTGCTGCTTGGTGGGTGCTGCTGCTTGGTGGGTGCTGCTGCTTGGTGGTGGCTGGAGCTTGGTGGTGGCTGGAGCTTGGTGGTGGCTGCCGCTTGGCGGTTGCTGGCGCTTGGTGGTGGCTGGAGCTTGGCGGGTGCTGCCACTTGCTAAGGATCTTTTTGCTCCCTATCGCGTTACTCGCCAAAAAATAGGGATCGATTCGCTCACTATTTCTACAAGGCCATCACAATAATGATCGCATTGATCCCTATCATCCCCGCTCCGCTCTAACACTATGGATATTAGTGTCCTTTCATGACACTAATATCTTGGCCATGCGACATTAGGGATCTTTGAGATCCCAATCTCATCCCACGTCGAACAATAGTGATCATTCGAGTTCCTAACTTCCTAACTTCCTAACTTCCTAACTTCCTAACTTCCTAACTTCCTAACTTCCTGACTCCCTGACTCCCTGACTCCCTGACTCCCTGACTCCCTGACTCCCTGACTCCCTGACTCTCCGCCTCACTGCTCAGTCCTTATTAACGAGACCTGGTCTTACGACGAAAGACCTATCCCACTGCTTTCCCCTGTACATCCTTCGCCGGATTCGCTGAGTTCTGCATCGACCTATGATGGTGACAGACATCAGCGAATGGAGGTTTTTTCAATGTTACAAAAACCCGTTATAGCTATCACAGGAGGTACACGCGGCCTCGGATATGCGTTGGCAAAGGCCCTTCTTGAGGACGGATTTGCAGTATCCGTTTGTGCGAGACGGACGGAAGAAGTGAAGGAGGCTGGCCGTGCATTGTCAGACTATGGGCCGGTTCTAGCGCAACAGGTGGATGTGACGGATGCTGCCGCAACGGAAAATTGGCTGCAATCCACCAAGCGTGAATTCGGCCGCATCGACGGTTTGGTGCACAATGCATCGAGTATTGGCGATGTCCCGATGCCTGTGCTGCAAAACACAACGGCAGCCAATATGCGGCAGGTGCTGGAAGTCAATACAGTGGCTCCAGTCCTGATGACACAGCAGGCATTGCCCATACTCCTCGAACAACCCCGTGCCCTTGTGGTGGCGATTTCCAGTGATGCTGCTGTCGGCGGCTACGAAGGCTGGGGTGTGTATGGTGCCAGTAAGTCAGCGCTGGATTTGATTGCGAAGACATTCGCGTCGGAGTTGGCGGAGAAAAATGTGCAGGTTGTTTCTGTCGATCCCGGTGACATGGACACAGAAATGCACCACGACGCGGCGCCTGCTGACAACGGGTTACCGGCGCCAGCCATGTCAGCCAGCGCCATGATGGCGTTGTTTCGTCCCTTGCGAACCGGTGAGCCTTGGCCAAGCGTGTCAGGGTCACGGTTGTCGGTGCATCATGATGACGGCAAATCGCTGTTGGCTGGGCTGAAGGGAGAGGATGAATGATGGCGTCACTTCGCATGGAATCAAGTGGCATGGAATCAAGTGGCATGGAATCAGGTCGCATGGAACTGAGTGGTATGGAATCAGGTCGCATGGAGTCAGGTCGCATGGAGTCAAGTGGCATCAAATTGAATGGCATGGAATCCAGTCGAATCGAATCACTGCGGGTGGAAGACCTGGACTTCGGTATCGATGTAGGGCAGTATGTGGCGGATCGAACAGCAGAGGCTCGTGGTCTGGCCAGAGATAGCGTAAAGATGCTGGTGGTTCATCGCAGCACTGGACGGCTTCAGGACACACGGTTCAGCAGTTTGCCTGACTTTCTCGAGGCGGGGGACGTCCTGGTTGTCAATTCGTCGGCTACCATTCCTGCTCGGCTGGCGGTGCACTCACAGGGACAACATCATTTCATTCACCTGGCCGCAAGGCTTTCCGCCAATCGTTTTCTCATTGAACGGCGGGGAGGACATGGTGAAGCGGACGCCCGATTCTGGCCAGAAGGAACAGCGATAACCGTCCTTGGCGGAGACGTGAACGGACGGCCTGCAGCAAGCTGCAGGGTGAACCGCAGGTTTCATCCCAACAGTCGACTCTGGGAAGTGGAGGCGGATGAAGACCTGTATCAGCTTGCGCCTTCTATTGGATCGCCGATTCGGTATGATTACGTCAAACAAGACACCACCGCGGGGGATTATAGGACCATTTTTGCGAGAATAGCGGGATCGTCGGAAATGCCCTCAGCAAGCCGCCCGTTCACCAAACCTATTCTGCGCCAACTTGCCCGGCGAGGCGTCAAAGTGGCTTCCATCACCCTTCATACCAGCGTATCCAGTCATGAAGTCGAAACAGATTTGTCACAGCATCCCGTCTTGCCGGAATGGTATCAGGTTTCGGAACAGTCTGCCACTGTCATCAACCGGGCAAAAGCCAACGGCAACCGCATTATCGCTGTCGGTACGACGGCAGTTCGGGCAATCGAGAGTTCCGTGGATGCAAGTGGGAAAGTGATGCCACAACAAGGCTGGACGACGCACCTTGTCACGCCGTCGACGAAACCGAAGGTAGTGACTTCCCTAGTCACGGGCATGCACGACAACCATACGAGTCACCTGGCACTGATGTATGCCTTTATCCTCCCGGATACACTGCGGCAGGCCTATCGTGTGGCGGCTGACCACGGGTACTTGTGGCATGAGTTTGGCGATATCTCTTTAATCCTGTGAGTCAGTACGCAACGTGCTGGGAAACAACAATGGAAAGCGGGGGGTGACTCCCGGGTGAAATGGGAACGTGTCAATCACATCCAAGGCGTTTGGCTTGAAATAAGACACCCGTGTTGCATGGTGCGGCGGTGTCTTATTTTTTGATGCCTGTCAACCCTTTTCAATTTGCATCTTTTTGCGATAATGGACAATATAGAACATTTGTTCTGTAATAGGTTGTGTCATGGACGGGTATATAACTACTCTGGTTAAAACTGAATTGCATGCTGAGACGGACGCACGAAACTCAAAAAACTGGGCGGAGGCGACAAGAATGCGGATACTGCACACGGCAGATTGGCATTTCGGCAAGACGCTGGAAGGCCGGAATCGAATAGCAGAACAAGCTGAATTTGTGGATGAGTTGATAACCCTATGTGAAAAAGAAGCGGTCGATCTCGTTCTTATGGCAGGAGATGTCTACCAAACTGTCAACCCGAGCGCTGAAGCGGAGGCGTTGTTTTACCGGGCGTTGGACGGCCTGTCCGCAGGCGGTGCCCGTGGTGTCGTTGTGATTGCCGGGAACCACGACAATGCACAGCGGATTAATGCGGCAGGTCCGTTGGCTGACAAAGCAGGCATTACGCTGCTGGGATTGCCAAAAGACTCGGTTGCGCTGACGTCGCAAACAGCGACAGAGAGGGGGGTGTCTGAACTGGAACAACGGGTTGAGCGTGTCGACGGCGGTGTCGGGTTCGTCGAACTCAAAATACCCGGATGCAAGGAGAGTGCGGTCGTTGCGGCGGTTCCGTACCCGTCCGAGGGGCGGCTCAATGAGGTACTGTCAGAGACGCTTGATGAAGAGCAAATGCAACAGAGTTACAACAAGCGCATTGGGGAGTTGTTTCAGGAACTGGCGGGTCATTTTCGGGACGATACGGTCAATCTCTTGATGAGTCATCTGTATGTGAACGGCGGCATTGAATCCGAGTCCGAAGTACAGATTCAAATTGGCGGTGCATACGCCGTTTCACCTGATGTGTTTCCACAGGCAGCTCATTACGTTGCATTGGGCCACTTGCATCGACCCCAGGATGTGAAGGGGGCTAAGGTGCCTGTGAGGTATTCGGGATCGCCGCTTGCATACAGTTTTTCCGAGGAAGGCCAGAAAAAATCTGTAACCCTCATTGACGCATTGCCCGGACAGCCTGTGTCCATTCGGGAGGTTTCATTACAAAGCGGTAAACCGCTGGTGGAATGGAATGCGACCGAGGGGATTGCACAAGTAGAACAGTGGGTAGCTGATGGACGGGACGGCAACGCCTGGATTGACCTGAAGGTTCATGTGCAGACGGGGCTGGATTTGGAGAACATTCATTACTTACGCGATTTGCACCCAGGTTTCGTACATATTCATCCGATACTGCCGGTTGCAGACGGAGACACGGAAACAAGCTCTGAGGAAAACAGGGACAGGCCGTCTGTTGACGAGATGTTTCGCAGGTTCTTTGAAGAACGCACCGGCGGGGCTCAGGCGGACGACGAGTTGGTGGAACTGTTCCTCAGTCTGGTTGCGGAAGAAGAAGCGGACGCCGCGTCCAATGCAGATGACGGTCAAGGTGATGACGGTGACACCCGTCAGGGCCACTCTGATAAAACCGACGATAGCCATAAAACAGAGGACTCCAAGGAGGTTGGCGCATGAAGCCGATGAGACTGACGATTTCAGGTTTGAACAGTTTCCGTGAGCAGCAGGAAATTGACTTTAGCCAACTGACTGAGCTTGGTATGTTCGGTATTTTTGGTCCAACAGGGAGCGGGAAGTCATCGATTCTGGATGCCATTACACTGGCCCTCTACGGAAACGTGGAACGTGCGGGGCGTCACACCCAAGGCATTCTCAATCAGGCGGAGAAGAAGCTGGACATTGCTTTTGACTTTGAAATCGGATTGGCTTTGGACCGCAAACGGTACCGTGTGGAGCGGGTTTATAAAAGGGGGGCTGGGGAGTATTCTGTGCAACACCAGTCCAGCCGTCTGTTGCAACTTGAGCATCAGGGTGAAACCGATTATGGACTGGTCATGATTGCCGAAAACCAGCGGGAGGTCAACCAAGCCGTCCTCCGAATTGTGGGTTTGCAGCAAGATGACTTTACGAGAGCCGTTGTACTGCCGCAGGGAAAGTTCGCGGAGTTTTTGCAACTGACCGGAAAGACGCGAAACGAAATGATGGAGCGGCTATTCGGCCTGGAGAAGTTTGGACAATCTCTGTCAAACAGGGCTAACCGCCGGGCCAAGGACACCACTGCGAAGAGAGAAAACATAGAAACTGCGCAAAGAGAGCTTGGAGACGCGTCGGAAGCAGCTGTAAATGAGGCCGAACGGGTACTGGAAACACGAAAGAGTGAGTTGGAGCAGGCTGATAAGAATTGGCGTACCGCTCAGAACCGTTTAAAAGACTTTGAGCAAATCCGTGATTTCATGACGCAATTGGACGGAATGAGAACAGAGTTGAACGGCTTGTATGACAAAACAGACGAAATAGAGGTCATTCGGCAGGCTTTACAGCGACACGACGAAGCTGTCATCCTGTGGCCGAAGGTACAGAGCTGGCAAGAGGCAGAGGCTGCCGTAGAGCTTGCGCAAAAGGCGGTGGAAGGTGCCCGAACTGCGGCACAAGAGGCGAAACAGAGGCTGGATAAGGCCGTTTTGGAACGCGATGCTGTCGAAAAACAAGCTGCAGAACTGGAGCCAGAGCTGAACAAACAAAAGGTTTTGCTGCACGAGGCCAAGACTCTCGAAACAGAACTGGGCAAATCCACTGCCGACCTGGACAAAGCCAAGCAGGCATACGAAACGGTTGTAAGACAGAACCAAGCTGCGGTCAACATGCGGGACAAGGCCAGACATGAGGCAGCAGGTCTCGAAGCGCAAATGGATGGCGCACAACAGCAAGAAACCCTGCACAGGATTTCACCTGAAAGACGGCAACGCCTTTCCAACCTGGGCACTGCAGAGCAGGTCTGGATTTCTGCAGTGAGACGGGAAACGGATGCGCGGGACAAGCTGATCGTACGACAGCAGCAGTGGGATAAGGCACAGGCGGGAGTGAAGAAGTGGTCTGATGAAGAGCAAAGGCTTGTTGCTCAGGAAGGGTCCGTCCAAACAGAAGCAGACCGTTTGGAAAAGAGCGCGCCCGCCTTTAGCATACAGGTGCTGCAGGACTTTCTGCAGTGGCGTTCGCAGGCGGAAACGCGGCTGGAGACGCTCGCGAAAGTGGCAGGGGAAGCGACTGAGGTCCGTAGACAAATTGCTGAAGCCGAACAAACGTGTAGTGATGAAACAGAACGGGTTGGCGCGTTGACAGAAACCCGTGACAACAGCAAAAAAGAGTTGGACAAACTGCAATCGGAGTATGAAACATACATGGCTACCAATGAGTTTGAGTGGATTAGGCGGTTGCAGGCGCGTGTGCGCAACGGGGAGCCGTGTCCAGTCTGTGGTGCAACGGATCATCCGGATTTGTCGTCGCATTTGAATCGGGACGAAGCAACTACAAAAGCCGGATGGTCCACAGAGCAGGCAAATGCTCTCAGGCTGACAGAGGCGGCGTACAATCAACACAGTGATGAACTGCACAAAGCAGAAATCGCGTTGACCCAGGCCGCGTCAGTGCTTGAGTTTCGAAGAGAGAACTTGAAACAAAAGGAACAGGAACTGACTGATGTTCTGGCAGGTCTCTCTGCATACTGGACTCCTGACATTGAGAGAATGATGTCTTGTAAAGTCCCAGCAACACAGCAGGAATGGGAATCGTTCCTGAAGGCGTTCGATGCGTCGATGT
Proteins encoded in this window:
- a CDS encoding ribulokinase codes for the protein MQKTVIGVDFGTESGRAVVVDVRSGAILAAHVTPYPHGVLDEVLPTGEQLGDNWALQHPEDYLTVLKTSIPKVLQISKVSPETVIGIGIDFTSCTMLPVNAEGAPLCLLPMFEHRPHSWPKLWKHHSAAEEAQDVTQLAAARQESFLPLYGGAISTEWMIPKILQVLRSDPKVYEASNRFVEAGDWVTAQLTGNFVRNRSAAGFKAMWTETGPPDSEFFAELDPRLQHIMCTKLRGKVVPVGSVAGHLVESLAQATGLCPGIPVAAAAVDAFAAVPGAGVAQPGTMVLAMGTSTCHMVLSEELHMVEGITGVVKDGILPSFYGYEAGQAAVGDIFNWFLENMVPDSYIEHARANKMSVFDLLETKASDLTPGESGLVALDWWNGNRSILGDAHLSGMMVGLTLSTKTEEMYRALIEATAFGTRKIVERFVESGVEINKLVACGGLPGKNKMLMQIYADVTGRKISTPAVDESTALGAAILAAASAGLKLGGYDSVTEAIHQMSPHRVVEFHPIQKNVERYNELYEVYCVLHDTFGQGSPELMHRLRKLRELTRKS
- a CDS encoding MFS transporter gives rise to the protein MKTATKYRWAIISLLFAITIINYIDRSAISYAIPDISKLFHLNAAQSGMILGAFGVGYMIMTFFGGIWVDRSGARSVLLISSLLWSLSIGLTGLAVSFTMIYVMRILLGVAEGPNFPAINRAVGDWLHKNERAIALSNSLVAVPLALAIGAPIVTGLILKTSWRGMFIILGILGLIWVPLWFFLFRDFPEHSKHVNEAELKHIREGQLQSRQLDAKTMRRKQSHSVRGLWKFLFSNPTLLANDWSFFVFGYYLFFFMTWLPSFLSDQYHLDLTSIGLFSILPWLLAAILLWAVGYLSDAILKKTGSLRKARSHPIWISQLLAAACIIPVIYTHNLAVTLIFVSLAVAFGMSANSTFYAINVDVARERTGTALGVMDTFFAIAGFVAPTITGWVVTSTGSFRGAFWLLAILAISSVLAVIFFHRPDHSRQLARVEAQEDQQSL
- a CDS encoding 2-hydroxyacid dehydrogenase, with the translated sequence MRILVVVPPSEAALEQAQQMAGLFMGHEIEVASTAQEQNRRLPEADILMSNAFVPVTAGNLAQAKNLRFIQVLGVGVNHIDLDAAKAQGVVVADVAGANSVSVAEHVIMSLLCLYRPIVASHTAIQNGQWPLSQWFNQAEDLTGKTIGIVGMGRIGRELARRLLPFAVGIVYTDVVRLTEAEEAELGVSYVEKSDLLSISDAVTLHLPFTEETYHFINSDALALMQPGSVLINAARSELVDEGALVEALHSHLRGAALDVFSPEPPNPDNPLFSLPNVLLTPHGAGTTRQAQEQIAARALQNVLRFMDGRSLEDVVVDA
- a CDS encoding thiamine pyrophosphate-dependent enzyme; its protein translation is MSTNPGGRMNARDAFHQWLTDRGISRMFGNPGSTELPMLVDWPKSVEYVLGLQESVVVAMADVYAQTTGMPALVNLHAAQGLGNAMGSLRTALHNHAPMVVTVGQEDTRHQILNPLLYGDMVSLGQPVVKWAYEVKEAADVVPALERAWHFAEAAPAGPVLLSIPMNLWDGPATKLPIRQSYTYTRTTVNPEFLSSVAEALSEATSPALVLGGGVARSDAFAEAVALAERLQCPVYGAPLAERMGFPNQHPLYEGMLQPVLPLILQTLGRYDVVVVIGAPVFLTYPYLPGPRGLPMQVYHIDDIDVNLSASLAQHTFQYPVKGAIAALANQVVEANHTRPNASAARRAQRKSAAIRSKQKLGAAFVLGTVSRMVAKDTVVIDEGISASPLVREYVNVFQSAQYFSASTGGLGWGIPAAIGAALARPGQKVVAIVGDGASLYGIQALWTLARLNLPVGVIVLNNQRYAILNGFGKMLYPSLESTIPGIELPGLNLVKIAEGFGVSASRIDTAAALESALESALNDGWRFDEGDAAGDAGAQSGQSAVKPFLLDVAVSSEDISLM
- a CDS encoding NADPH-dependent F420 reductase, which translates into the protein MDPMKISIIGTGNIGGALTRRFTQLHHDVRIANSRGPESLRELASETGALPSTVQEVVQGADVIVVTIPEKNIPNLPGDLFAQVPADTAVIDTGNYYPRQRDGKISEIEEGLSESRWVEQHLGHAVIKVFNNIYAKHLLERGLPAGEPGRIALPVAGDDVSAKQKVMGLVEELGFDAVDAGGLDESWRQQPGSPCYGADSDVEGLREALRAASPHRTSDWRA
- a CDS encoding SDR family NAD(P)-dependent oxidoreductase, whose product is MLQKPVIAITGGTRGLGYALAKALLEDGFAVSVCARRTEEVKEAGRALSDYGPVLAQQVDVTDAAATENWLQSTKREFGRIDGLVHNASSIGDVPMPVLQNTTAANMRQVLEVNTVAPVLMTQQALPILLEQPRALVVAISSDAAVGGYEGWGVYGASKSALDLIAKTFASELAEKNVQVVSVDPGDMDTEMHHDAAPADNGLPAPAMSASAMMALFRPLRTGEPWPSVSGSRLSVHHDDGKSLLAGLKGEDE